A region of Streptomyces sp. R44 DNA encodes the following proteins:
- a CDS encoding toll/interleukin-1 receptor domain-containing protein, producing the protein MEVIVNTIISQANRLFISYAFSDDELFDDAVRAFANDLKRFYSAKTGNELSVFFARESIGWGDNWRSRIDSELENASIFMPIITMQYFNRSACRDELNTFHQGALRLGVQYLILPVVIAGAHAIRSDHPMPEVATIKALQYKNLEETFLAGPGTPEWRRALSGLTDELIELISRGELASPVLASKDSGGVDQGELSEDNSDFLTSAAELETLTPALAKAAEQVLEDFGSWSEVVNEATKLVKPGLTVQQMRAVSISIANQLKIPSEKLHDSGVKLAETAEKADAVMNAISDQISRVPTQEGKAGLEKLVAPMRQSADLHEVVGNMTELLENMASVEVLSAPLRRSLKPARIGITKIQDTARVVDRWANGPHM; encoded by the coding sequence GTGGAGGTCATCGTCAATACCATAATTTCTCAGGCGAACCGGCTCTTTATCAGCTATGCCTTTTCGGACGACGAGCTGTTCGATGACGCTGTGCGAGCGTTTGCCAACGACCTTAAGCGGTTTTACTCAGCAAAAACCGGCAACGAACTTTCGGTCTTCTTTGCGCGTGAAAGCATTGGATGGGGTGACAACTGGAGGTCTAGGATTGATAGCGAGCTGGAAAACGCTTCGATCTTCATGCCGATCATCACCATGCAATACTTCAACCGCTCCGCATGCCGGGACGAACTAAACACGTTCCATCAAGGAGCGTTGCGGCTGGGGGTGCAGTACCTGATTCTTCCCGTAGTCATCGCCGGCGCCCACGCCATCAGGTCCGACCATCCGATGCCAGAAGTGGCGACAATCAAGGCGCTGCAATATAAGAACTTGGAGGAAACCTTCCTTGCCGGCCCGGGAACGCCGGAGTGGCGCAGAGCACTCAGTGGCCTAACCGACGAGCTTATCGAACTAATCTCGAGGGGAGAGCTAGCGTCCCCCGTGCTTGCATCTAAGGATTCGGGTGGAGTTGACCAAGGCGAACTCAGTGAAGATAACAGTGATTTTCTGACAAGTGCGGCAGAGTTGGAGACCCTCACTCCCGCTCTTGCGAAGGCTGCCGAGCAGGTACTGGAGGATTTCGGCTCGTGGTCTGAGGTAGTGAACGAAGCAACCAAGTTGGTCAAGCCTGGCTTGACAGTTCAGCAAATGCGAGCCGTCTCAATCTCGATCGCCAATCAGCTGAAGATCCCGTCGGAGAAACTGCACGACTCTGGGGTAAAGCTTGCAGAGACGGCAGAGAAGGCCGACGCTGTAATGAATGCGATTAGCGACCAAATCTCTCGGGTACCAACTCAAGAGGGGAAGGCCGGACTGGAGAAATTGGTTGCGCCAATGCGACAGTCTGCTGATCTCCACGAGGTAGTGGGTAACATGACAGAACTTCTCGAAAACATGGCATCAGTGGAGGTACTGAGCGCTCCCCTCAGGAGATCCCTCAAACCG